One Burkholderia cepacia genomic window carries:
- a CDS encoding M20 aminoacylase family protein has product MLQAVNPVIPGIAAIAPELVEVRRRIHAHPELAFEETLTSDLVAELLAGWGYDVHRGIGKTGVVGVLREGQGTRTVGLRADMDALPLAEATGLPYASRHANKMHACGHDGHTAMLLCAARHLAATRQFSGTLNLIFQPAEENFGGAKAMMDDGLFERFPCDAIFAIHNMPGRAAGDMAFRTGAAMASADRVTITLRGVGGHGAMPHFARDPMSAAGSIMVALQTIVAREVDAQHAAVITVGSVQAGETFNIIPETVVMKLSVRALNADVRALLARRIEALVKGQAESFGVTAEVDYDYGYPVLVNHAEPTAFAADIARQMLGAERVETDTAPLMGSEDFAFMLEARPGCYAFIGNGIGSKGGCMVHNPGYDFNDDILAIGASYWVRIAEAWLAA; this is encoded by the coding sequence ATGCTGCAAGCCGTGAACCCCGTCATCCCCGGTATCGCCGCGATCGCGCCCGAGCTGGTCGAGGTGCGCCGCCGCATCCACGCTCACCCCGAACTCGCATTCGAGGAAACGCTCACGAGCGATCTCGTCGCCGAGCTGCTTGCCGGCTGGGGTTACGACGTGCATCGCGGCATCGGCAAGACGGGCGTGGTCGGCGTGCTGCGCGAAGGGCAAGGCACGCGCACGGTCGGGCTGCGTGCCGACATGGACGCACTGCCGCTCGCGGAAGCCACCGGCCTGCCGTACGCGAGCCGCCATGCGAACAAGATGCATGCGTGCGGCCACGACGGCCACACCGCGATGCTGCTGTGCGCGGCGCGCCACCTCGCGGCCACGCGCCAGTTCTCCGGCACGCTGAACCTGATCTTCCAGCCGGCCGAGGAAAACTTCGGCGGCGCGAAGGCGATGATGGACGACGGCCTGTTCGAGCGCTTCCCGTGCGACGCGATCTTCGCGATCCACAACATGCCGGGCCGCGCAGCCGGCGACATGGCCTTCCGCACCGGCGCCGCGATGGCATCGGCCGACCGCGTGACGATCACGCTGCGCGGTGTCGGCGGCCACGGCGCGATGCCGCATTTCGCGCGCGATCCGATGTCGGCCGCGGGCAGCATCATGGTCGCGCTGCAGACGATCGTCGCGCGCGAGGTCGATGCGCAGCATGCGGCCGTGATCACCGTCGGCAGCGTGCAGGCCGGCGAGACCTTCAACATCATTCCCGAAACCGTCGTGATGAAGCTGTCGGTGCGCGCGCTGAACGCCGACGTGCGCGCGCTGCTCGCGCGCCGCATCGAAGCGCTCGTGAAAGGCCAGGCGGAAAGCTTCGGCGTCACGGCGGAAGTCGACTACGACTACGGCTACCCGGTGCTCGTCAATCACGCGGAGCCGACTGCATTCGCGGCCGACATCGCGCGCCAGATGCTCGGCGCCGAGCGTGTCGAAACCGACACCGCGCCGCTGATGGGCAGCGAGGATTTCGCGTTCATGCTCGAAGCGCGCCCCGGCTGCTACGCATTCATCGGCAACGGGATCGGCAGCAAGGGCGGCTGCATGGTGCACAACCCCGGCTACGACTTCAACGACGACATCCTCGCGATCGGCGCGAGCTACTGGGTTCGCATCGCCGAAGCCTGGCTCGCGGCCTGA
- a CDS encoding porin, with product MAAAVPAAASAQTSVMLYGRIDGGIEYLNHIATPNGSKSRWSAEGGDWGTSMFGLKGFEDLGGGLSTVFNLETAFQVMNGTTGGGRMWSRRAYVGLKSDTWGQLQAGRNLFIDSDGVWEFDPFVQQAFSSASLVRGRNWQQSSNNIEYHSPVIGGFDVQAQYAFGNQSRGFNYGAADDFGRSDGIMISYHSPLLDVRGIYDELRDNNGKFSNIFTASREYFVGANVKVQKFKIQGAYTHYQAPDSPAGVADRADHYWLGATYAATPQWAVTGGGYYVKVGDGGGDASHDPSGHAMMYVLGTTYNLSKRTFLYGTVAYVRNGGNSNFSLLATPRDATSGTSPITGESQTGAYVGMMHTF from the coding sequence ATGGCGGCGGCCGTGCCCGCCGCCGCGAGCGCGCAGACGAGCGTGATGCTGTACGGCCGGATCGACGGCGGCATCGAATACCTGAACCACATCGCGACGCCGAACGGCAGCAAGTCGCGCTGGAGCGCGGAAGGCGGCGACTGGGGCACCAGCATGTTCGGCCTGAAGGGCTTCGAGGATCTCGGCGGCGGGCTGTCGACGGTCTTCAACCTGGAGACCGCATTCCAGGTGATGAACGGCACGACGGGCGGCGGGCGCATGTGGTCTCGGCGCGCGTATGTCGGGCTGAAGAGCGACACGTGGGGCCAGCTTCAGGCCGGCCGCAACCTGTTCATCGACAGCGACGGCGTGTGGGAATTCGATCCGTTCGTGCAGCAGGCGTTTTCGTCGGCATCGCTCGTGCGCGGCCGCAACTGGCAGCAGAGCAGCAACAACATCGAATATCACAGCCCGGTGATCGGCGGCTTCGACGTGCAGGCGCAATACGCGTTCGGCAACCAGTCGCGCGGCTTCAACTACGGTGCGGCCGACGATTTCGGCCGCTCGGACGGGATCATGATCTCGTACCACTCGCCGTTGCTCGACGTGCGCGGCATCTATGACGAACTGCGCGACAACAACGGCAAGTTCAGCAACATCTTCACCGCGTCGCGCGAGTATTTCGTCGGTGCGAACGTGAAGGTGCAGAAGTTCAAGATCCAGGGCGCGTATACGCACTACCAGGCGCCGGACAGCCCGGCCGGGGTGGCCGATCGCGCCGATCACTACTGGCTCGGTGCGACCTACGCTGCGACGCCGCAATGGGCCGTGACGGGCGGCGGTTACTACGTGAAGGTGGGCGACGGCGGCGGCGACGCATCGCACGACCCGTCGGGGCACGCGATGATGTACGTGCTCGGCACCACGTACAACCTGTCGAAGCGCACGTTCCTGTATGGGACGGTTGCGTATGTGCGTAATGGCGGGAATTCGAACTTCTCGCTGCTCGCGACACCGCGTGATGCGACGTCGGGGACGAGCCCGATAACGGGCGAGTCGCAGACGGGGGCGTATGTGGGGATGATGCATACGTTCTGA
- a CDS encoding MFS transporter translates to MKTSALSLAGTPVDARAAAKKRRLIAAAAVGNALEFYDFTVYSFFAILIGKLFFPVHSSFGQLMLAVASFGVGFVTRPLGGLVIGMYADRAGRKKAMILTLLLMALGTATIAVAPTFAQIGLAAPLLLVLARLLQGFASGGEVGASTTLLLEQAPQHRRGFYASFQFSSQGLAALAGALTGVALTSTLTAAQLESWGWRVPFIIGTLFVPLGYWLRRTVEEVPAAASAQKEKVASLPLADVLRHHGKAVFAGLGVTIGGTSIHYIIVFYMAIYGVQVLHLPTWLSMTAGCVAGAILMLVTPIGGHLSDVYGRNRIVWWTRIALMAAIYPAFIALNRWPGAASLLSIIAALSIVHAINIGATGAMLGELFPRAVRATGGALVYSVGVAIFGGFAQFFVTWLIAATGNPNAPAWYAIGCGVLTLLAIRCMDEKAGKALD, encoded by the coding sequence ATGAAAACGTCCGCCCTTTCGCTCGCCGGCACGCCGGTCGATGCTCGCGCCGCCGCGAAGAAACGCCGGCTGATCGCGGCCGCCGCCGTCGGCAACGCGCTCGAGTTCTACGATTTCACGGTCTACAGCTTCTTCGCGATCCTGATCGGCAAGCTGTTCTTTCCCGTGCATTCGTCGTTCGGGCAACTGATGCTCGCGGTCGCGAGCTTCGGTGTCGGCTTCGTCACGCGCCCGCTCGGCGGCCTCGTGATCGGCATGTACGCCGACCGTGCCGGCCGCAAGAAGGCGATGATCCTCACGCTGCTACTGATGGCGCTCGGCACCGCGACGATCGCCGTCGCGCCGACCTTCGCGCAGATCGGCCTCGCCGCCCCGCTGCTGCTCGTGCTCGCGCGCCTGCTGCAAGGGTTCGCGTCGGGCGGCGAAGTCGGCGCATCGACCACGCTGCTGCTCGAACAGGCGCCGCAGCATCGTCGCGGCTTCTACGCATCGTTCCAGTTCTCGAGCCAGGGGCTTGCGGCGCTCGCCGGTGCGCTGACCGGCGTCGCGCTGACGTCGACGCTCACTGCCGCGCAGCTCGAAAGCTGGGGCTGGCGCGTGCCGTTCATCATCGGCACGCTGTTCGTGCCGCTCGGCTACTGGCTGCGCCGCACCGTCGAGGAAGTGCCGGCAGCGGCGAGCGCGCAGAAGGAAAAGGTCGCATCGCTGCCGCTCGCCGACGTGCTGCGCCATCACGGCAAGGCCGTGTTCGCGGGCCTCGGCGTGACGATCGGCGGCACGTCGATCCACTACATCATCGTGTTCTACATGGCGATCTACGGCGTGCAGGTGTTGCACCTGCCGACCTGGCTGTCGATGACGGCCGGCTGCGTCGCGGGCGCGATCCTGATGCTCGTGACGCCGATCGGCGGCCACCTGTCCGACGTGTACGGGCGCAACCGGATCGTCTGGTGGACGCGCATCGCGCTGATGGCCGCGATCTACCCGGCGTTCATCGCGCTGAACCGCTGGCCGGGCGCCGCATCCCTGCTGTCGATCATCGCCGCGCTGTCGATCGTGCATGCGATCAACATCGGCGCGACGGGCGCGATGCTTGGCGAACTGTTCCCGCGTGCAGTGCGTGCGACGGGCGGCGCACTCGTGTACAGCGTGGGCGTCGCGATCTTCGGCGGCTTCGCGCAGTTTTTCGTCACGTGGCTGATCGCGGCTACCGGCAATCCGAATGCGCCTGCGTGGTATGCGATCGGCTGCGGGGTGCTGACGCTGCTCGCGATTCGCTGCATGGACGAAAAAGCCGGGAAGGCACTCGACTGA